AGCATTCCCCAATTTATAAGGTTTGAACGGTAGCGTTTTGTAGCGTATTCCCCGGCAATATTCGCCCAGCCGCCGAGAACTTTCTGACAGCTTGCGGCCTGCTCCCTTGCGGAACCGTCGCCCGGCTTTACGGCATAGATCGTACTGCCTATACCGGTTGATTTAACGTCAAACCCGCTGAATTTTTCCGAAATCATTCCGTAAACGCCTTCCAGCTCCTCCAGCGCCGACTGCGGTTGTTCTCCCGCAATCCTTGCCTTTTCCGCCTTCTGCACTTCTTTTGCGCGGCCTACATATTTAGGATCTTTCCTTGAAAGCGTAAATTCCGCAAGGCCGAGAGGGTTTGAACGGTACGACGACGTTTCGCCCGACGGTATAAGCTCGTCGGTTGTCGTTACCGGATCTGTGATAACGGAAACGACTTTAACAATCAAATCTTTAGTCAAACCGCTCATGGAAGGCCAGTCCGTTATATTGGGGCCGAATTTAAGCTCGACGCTTTTATCGGGCTTTCCGAATCCATAATAACAACGGTTGTCATAAACTTCCCGGTTAAAGAAATATTGAGGCCTTCTAAGCTCAAAATCAAGCTCGCTTGCGGCAGTTAAAACGCCTTTGTTCACAGCGGTTGCCGCAATGCTCCTTGCATCCATTAGGGCAACCGAAGCTATTTGTCCGTTTGTTATTTTACTTCCTTCCCTGTTAGGGAAATTCCTTGTTGAATGGCGTATGCTCAGGCAGTTATTGGCCGGTACGTCGCCTGCTCCGAAGCACGGGCCGCAGAACGCCGAACGCACAGTCGCCCCCGACACCATAATATCCGCAATAGAACCGTTTTCAACAAGCTGAAGGAAAACAGGCTGGCTTGAAGGGTAAACGCTCAACGCGAATTCGTCCTGCCCTATCGAATGTCCTTTTAATATATCCCTTGCGTCGCAGATATTTTCATATGTGCCTCCCGCACAGCCTGCTATAACGCCCTGTTCAACGACAAGGCGTCCGTTTTTAACCTTGTCTTTAAGAGTAAATTCCACAGTGTCGCTTTCCAGCTGTTCCCTGCCTTTCTTTTCCACCTCGTCCAGTATATCCATGAGGTTTTCATTAAGGCTTTCGATTGTATAAATATTGCTTGGGTGGAAAGGCATTGCAATCATCGGCTTTACAAGCGACATGTCCACATAAATCATTCCGTCGTAATAAGCGGCGCGGCCCGGCTCCTGTTTTTTATAATCCCCGGCGCGGCCATGCACAGTATACCAGTTTTCGGTTTCACTGTCTGTAATCCAAACCGACGAAAGACATGTGGTTTCGGTAGTCATAACGTCTATACCGTTTCTGAAATCCGTGCTTAAATTTTTAATTCCGTCGCCCACAAATTCCATAACTTTATTTTTAACATAACCGTTTTCAAATACGGCGCCTATAATAGCAAGCGCTATATCCTGAGGCCCTACATAAGGGGCCGGCTTTCCCGCTAAATATACGCCTACGACTTTGGGGCGGTCAATATCGTAAGTTTTATTGAGAAGCTGTTTAACAAGCTCGGGGCCGCCTTCGCCTATGGCCATTGTCCCCAAAGCCCCGTAACGGGTGTGGCTGTCGCTTCCGAGTATCATTTTGCCAACGCCGCTCATCATCTCGCGCATATACTGGTGGATTACGGCCTGATGCGCCGGCACATAAATTCCGCCGTACCTTTTTGCACAGCTTAAACCGAATAAATGGTCGTCTTCGTTAATAGTGCCCCCAACGGCGCAAAGCGAATTATGGCAGTTTGTCAACACATAAGGCATAGGAAATTTTTCAAGGCCGCTCGCCCTCGCCGTCTGTACTATGCCTACATATGTTATGTCATGGCTTGCAAGGGCGTCGAACCTTATTTTAAGCCTGTCGTTGTCGCCTGAAGTATTATGCCCGGCAAGTATTGAATACGCCATTGTATTCTTGGCGGCGTCCTCTTTAGATATTGAAACTCCGCAAGCTTTAAGTTCGGCGGCCGCCTCGTTCCCGTCGGCAATTATCTTGTCGCCGTTTAGGAGATAAGCCCCTGTGTCATATAATTTTACCATTTATAAATCTCCCCCTCTGTATTTATTAAAAATGTGAAATAAGCCAAAGCACAAACGGCATTGTAAAAAGGCACAGTATCGTGCACACCATCGTGCCGCTTGTAGCATATGCATCGTCGCTTCCCGCAATACGAGCCACTATAGGCAGCGACATTCCAGTAGGCGTCGCCATAAAAAGCACAAGCATTGTCAGCAGGTCGCCTTCAATAAACCCGGTCTTTCCGAAAACAAGGTATATAATAACTGGCAGTATCACAAGCTTAAAAGGCACGGCCGTAAAAACTTTCGGGTTGGCCGCCATCTTTTTTAATCCTTTTCTTCCTAAATCCAAGCCTATGTATATCGCCGCAAAATATTTAGTGGTGGAACCGACATTGCTTAAAGTGTCCCAAACAACATTATTTTCCGGCTTTAAATTCAGCAAAAGCACAAGTATGCCAAGCAGGACGGAAATTGTAAGCGGCGTAAAAACCTTTTTTAAATCTATCTTCCTGCTTCCCGACGTATCCACTATCATAGGGCCGAAAACCCAGTAAACAACAGCTTCAACCATAGAGTATACGGCTATCGCCAATCCCGAATTATCCGGAAACATGGCGGCTATAACAGGTATGCCCACATATCCTCCGTTTCCAAACGCCGTCACAAGTATATGCATATTCTTAGCCGGCTGTGAAAGTCCGATAATCCTTGAAAGTATAAACCCCACCGAAATTGCAATTACAAAAAGCAGTATGCAGGCAATTAAAAACTTCCACATTCCAAACAATTCGTCCCTTGTGCCGCCTCCGCCAATCATTGTAAACAGCATGCACGGAAGTATAAGCTTTGCAATTATGTCTGACATACTGTTTATGTTCGTTTCGTTCATCAACCCGCTTTTCTGCGCAAAAAGGCCGATTAAAATAAGCACGGCCAATATTTCCATTTGGCCGATAAGCACCAATATTTCTGTTTCCATCTCCATAACCCCTCAATATAACTCCCCGTTTCCAAACATATGCCTGCAAAGGCCATATATAAATATACTTTATCATAAAAATGTCGATATTCCAAACATTTTTTATAAAAAGCGCACTTATTTTAAAAAATTGCATTTTATTTTAATATTCTTTCTTAATTGAAACATTTTTCATAAATTACCGGCAGATCAATTAAAATAATAATAAACATTCTTAGACTTAAACAATCAAAATTGACAAATAAATTACAAAAACCCTATTGCTTTGCTAGGTAAATGTATTTATAATAAATTATGATAAAAAGATCAATATATAGTTATGAAGTTTTAAGGGAGATGAATTATGAAACATACCATTAAAAAAGAAATCTGGATCCGAATTACATTTATATTCCTAGTTGTAATAGCAAGCGGGGTTATAACGACATTCAGCATGAACAGCATTAAGAGGTATACAGAATCCACCAAACAGGCAACAAAAATCAATTCCCTTGTTTTAAAAGCCGAAAAAGCGCATTGCGTATGGGTTGAAAACCTGTCGTCTGCAATAACCATGGGCACGGAATTTACAGGGAGCATGGATTATGAGACTTGTACCCTCGGCCGATGGCTTTACAATACGGCTCCTTCGGAAATCGGCAGCGACAGGATATTAAGCTTGATGGAAGAAATTAAGCCGCTTCATCAGTCCGTACACGAATCTGCCAAAACAGTTTTGGATCTTAACAAAAAAAGTCCCGAACAGGCCAAACAGCTATACTTAAACACTACAAAGGCAAATGTCAGCGAGCTTATTTCCATACTGGACGAAATCTCAGCGATTACGGACGAACAGGTCCTGTCAAATGAAGACGCCCTTATTAATTCCGTTACAGTCACGGAATTGATCTCCATCGCTTCAATTATAATTATACTGATTGTATGCATACTTTTAGTGATTTACGTAATGAAAAGCATAGTCCATCCAATACAGGAAATAACGCTAAACAGCCGTAAGCTTTCCGAAGGCATCCTTGACTTTGAAATAGACGTAAAAAGCAAAAACGAAATCGGCCTGTTGGCAGAAAGCCTTAACAAGTCAGTTCATAACTTAAAAACGTATATTTCCGATATTTCAATGATATTGGACGAACTTTCAAACGGCAACCTGAAAAAAGAAAGCGAAATACACTACGTCGGCGACTTTATTCAAATCGAAAAAGCCATTTCCACAATAACAAACGGCCTTAACAATACTATGAAACGTATTCAGGAATCCGCCCGCCAAGTTGACAGCGGTTCATTGCAGGTTGCAACCGGTTCACAGCATCTGGCACAGGGAGCAACGGAACAGGCCGCCGAGGTAAGCAATCTGCTTTGCATGATAGACGAAATAACAGAGCAGATAAACAACAGTTCCCAAAGCGCGGATATTACCACGGAAGAAGCCGGAAAAGTCGGCGAAAATATCAGCGTATGCAGCGCGCATATGAATGAAATGATTGAAGCAATGGGCGAAATCAATTCATGCTCAAATGAAGTGCATAACATAATTAAAACTATAGAGGATATTGCATTTCAGACAAATATACTTGCATTAAACGCCGCGGTTGAGGCCGCCCGGGCAGGAAGCGCCGGCAAAGGGTTTGCCGTTGTTGCAGATGAAGTGCGCAACCTTGCCGCAAAAAGCGCCGACGCCGCAAAAAGCACAACCGAATTGATTGAAAAAACGCTTGCCGTAGTAAACAACGGCTCAAGGCTTACAGATTTAACCCGCGATTCGCTCCTTTCCGTTGTGGACGGGGCGGAAACCGTTACGGAACACATAAGGGCTATTTCTCAGGCGTCAAAGGAACAAGAAAACGCCATAACAAATATTAAGGAAAGTATCAGCCAAATTTCAACCGTTGTACATTCAAATACCGCTACTTCCGAAGAAAGCGCGGCGGCAAGCGAAGAACTCGCAAGCCAGGCGCAAATCCTCAAATCGCTTACAGGTCAGTTTAAGCTTAAAAACTAAGACGCGCGTAAAACGTCCGTAATAAATGTTATAAAACCGCCCATATCTTCAGTTTAAAAGAGCGCAAGGTTTTAACGGACAGAAAGGGAGCAATAGATGTGTTAAAGCCGCTTGCCGCAGGATCGCCGCGCCGCACGCTTTTGCCTTGCTCTTTACGCCTTTTCTGACCGTTAAAACTCTACGGGCTCACAAAGAAAATTTTTTTGCAGTTCAAGGAGTGTAACATGCCGACGCAGACGGTTCCCACGGCAAGCGTATGCGGCTCGAAAATGCGGAAAATTTTCATTTCGCGGCTTATATTCCCTTGCAAAATGAAGCTATGCTTTGTATTAAATAAACATAAAAATACGTCCCGCTTAAATCCAAACTTTTCGGCAGGACGTATTTTTATATTTTCTTTATTCTTATTTTTATATATCTTATGTCAGACCATACCCAAAGCTTCAAGTATCCGTTCTTCCTTTTCGCTTAACGCAATACACCGCGACAGTTTCTCAACAACCGCATCGCTTTCACAAACACGCCTTTTATTAAAGCTTTCACTGCATATTTTATAAAACTTCTGCGGGAAAAGAACCATAGCGCCGATAACTTTTATTTCATCGCCGCTTAACGTACTTTCGCCGTTATAGGCCGTAATAATTGATTCTACAGTTTCGGCGGAGCATTTCTCGCTTTTCATACAGCGCCTTATATACGCCGCTATGTCAGCCGCCCTGCAGTCATAGGAGCTTTTCTCAAAACCGGTTATATAAAGGCTTTCTCCGCCGGCCTTAAACCTTACGTTATCCCCCTTAAAATTATTGTGGCATACACTCCTTGCTTGGGCGGCTTCTTTTGCGATTAAGCTGTATGCCGTGGAATTTAAAAATTCCTGGGCGCGTTCCGTCCTTTCAATAAAATACTCATAATTTTTTATTATGATTATATCCACAGGCGAATAATTGCTTACCGAATTAATGCGTTTTTTTATCCTTTTAAGTTCGGCTTTCCTTTTCTGCCATGTTTTCGGCAGTTTGCCTAAGCTTACGTTGCCGTCGGCTTCAACGCCTTTGCTTAATTTATGCATAACTGCCATTGCGGCGGAAACTTTTTTAATTGTGTCGGGATCTTCCTCGTCTATATCGCTTGTTTCAACAAAATCCGAAAGCACAAACGTGTTGTCGCCAATAACATAATACGGCTTTCCGTCAACAGAATTATAATAAAGATCCGTGCCGGTAAACCCATTGTCATACAGACGTTTTTTTATTGAGTTTTCAAATATAATTGTTTTGCCGTCGTTTTGCACTTTCCTTAAACTCATATATCCTTTATCCGTTTTACAAACCAGCCCGCGCCTTGTCCTTGAAGCATTGTAAAGGCGTAGGCCGTATCCGTTGTACAGTGCTTTTTCATATATATCGTCCATAAAAATATCCCCCATGTTAACCGTTATAATGCTTTTTTATTTAGGCCGGCATACCTACCGCCGCCTGTTTACATCTTATGATAAAACATGAGTGAATATTACCTCTCTTTATAGCCTTTCAGCCTTTTAAAACCGCTCTTTTTTCAATTCTTCGGCCGTTAGAACCGAAAGGGTTTCAAATGTGTTTAACCTCGGATCATCAAGCACTTTATCCAGAAGGAAATTAAGCATGCCGCCTACTTCCCGTCCCTTCGGCACTCCCATGGCCATTATGTCGTTCCCCGTTATTTTGAGATCCTTAATATATAAAGGCTCCTTGTTTCCGATTACTTCTTCCAGTATTTTTCCTGCCTCAGCGGCTTTTGCGTTTCCTTTGGCGCGCGCCGTATCTATAAGCATACGCGTCTCTTCCGCTCCAAGATTTGACGCCGCTTTTCTTACATCGGCATAAAACGGGCGTATATCGGCCCTTCTGTTTTCAAGCAGTTTTTTAATCGCGTTAAACGTTTTGCCGTCAAATTTAAGCCATTTAACAAATTTTAACGCCTCGTCAAGCTCCACAAAATCAAGGAACAGCGCAAATGCCTCCGCAATATTTTTGTCGGCCTTTTTAATAAAACCTATAATTTCCCCGCCGTTTTTATATACGCCTTCATAAACAGGCCGGGACACATGTCTTATAAGCCCCGTTTCCCACAGCACGGGAAGCCTGTCAAGATAATCTCCCAAAAGCGTTTTCGTAAGTTCTTCCCTGACCCTTTCGGCGCTGATGTTTTTTATAAGCGCCCCGTTTTCCCGTATGGCATTATATGTATTGCTTTCAATTTCAAAATCAAGCTGTACGCTGAACCTTACGGCCCTGAGCATCCTCAAGGCGTCCTCTCTGAATCTTTCGCATGGATCGCCCACACCTCGTATTATTTTTCTTTCAATGTCAGCCATTCCTCCGAAAATATCCACATATCCTTCTTCCGGGGAATATGCCACTGCATTAGACGTAAAATCCCTCCTAAGCAGGTCCTTATGCAGATCCCTTGTAAAACTTACGCTGGACGGG
This genomic window from Anaerotignum faecicola contains:
- a CDS encoding methyl-accepting chemotaxis protein; its protein translation is MKHTIKKEIWIRITFIFLVVIASGVITTFSMNSIKRYTESTKQATKINSLVLKAEKAHCVWVENLSSAITMGTEFTGSMDYETCTLGRWLYNTAPSEIGSDRILSLMEEIKPLHQSVHESAKTVLDLNKKSPEQAKQLYLNTTKANVSELISILDEISAITDEQVLSNEDALINSVTVTELISIASIIIILIVCILLVIYVMKSIVHPIQEITLNSRKLSEGILDFEIDVKSKNEIGLLAESLNKSVHNLKTYISDISMILDELSNGNLKKESEIHYVGDFIQIEKAISTITNGLNNTMKRIQESARQVDSGSLQVATGSQHLAQGATEQAAEVSNLLCMIDEITEQINNSSQSADITTEEAGKVGENISVCSAHMNEMIEAMGEINSCSNEVHNIIKTIEDIAFQTNILALNAAVEAARAGSAGKGFAVVADEVRNLAAKSADAAKSTTELIEKTLAVVNNGSRLTDLTRDSLLSVVDGAETVTEHIRAISQASKEQENAITNIKESISQISTVVHSNTATSEESAAASEELASQAQILKSLTGQFKLKN
- a CDS encoding CotS family spore coat protein, which codes for MDDIYEKALYNGYGLRLYNASRTRRGLVCKTDKGYMSLRKVQNDGKTIIFENSIKKRLYDNGFTGTDLYYNSVDGKPYYVIGDNTFVLSDFVETSDIDEEDPDTIKKVSAAMAVMHKLSKGVEADGNVSLGKLPKTWQKRKAELKRIKKRINSVSNYSPVDIIIIKNYEYFIERTERAQEFLNSTAYSLIAKEAAQARSVCHNNFKGDNVRFKAGGESLYITGFEKSSYDCRAADIAAYIRRCMKSEKCSAETVESIITAYNGESTLSGDEIKVIGAMVLFPQKFYKICSESFNKRRVCESDAVVEKLSRCIALSEKEERILEALGMV
- a CDS encoding hydratase — translated: MVKLYDTGAYLLNGDKIIADGNEAAAELKACGVSISKEDAAKNTMAYSILAGHNTSGDNDRLKIRFDALASHDITYVGIVQTARASGLEKFPMPYVLTNCHNSLCAVGGTINEDDHLFGLSCAKRYGGIYVPAHQAVIHQYMREMMSGVGKMILGSDSHTRYGALGTMAIGEGGPELVKQLLNKTYDIDRPKVVGVYLAGKPAPYVGPQDIALAIIGAVFENGYVKNKVMEFVGDGIKNLSTDFRNGIDVMTTETTCLSSVWITDSETENWYTVHGRAGDYKKQEPGRAAYYDGMIYVDMSLVKPMIAMPFHPSNIYTIESLNENLMDILDEVEKKGREQLESDTVEFTLKDKVKNGRLVVEQGVIAGCAGGTYENICDARDILKGHSIGQDEFALSVYPSSQPVFLQLVENGSIADIMVSGATVRSAFCGPCFGAGDVPANNCLSIRHSTRNFPNREGSKITNGQIASVALMDARSIAATAVNKGVLTAASELDFELRRPQYFFNREVYDNRCYYGFGKPDKSVELKFGPNITDWPSMSGLTKDLIVKVVSVITDPVTTTDELIPSGETSSYRSNPLGLAEFTLSRKDPKYVGRAKEVQKAEKARIAGEQPQSALEELEGVYGMISEKFSGFDVKSTGIGSTIYAVKPGDGSAREQAASCQKVLGGWANIAGEYATKRYRSNLINWGMLPFILDGEPPFENGDYIYIPNIAEAIKEKKGEIDAYIVGNGMKKMVLKLGELTDDERKIILAGCLINFYRG
- a CDS encoding AEC family transporter, producing MEMETEILVLIGQMEILAVLILIGLFAQKSGLMNETNINSMSDIIAKLILPCMLFTMIGGGGTRDELFGMWKFLIACILLFVIAISVGFILSRIIGLSQPAKNMHILVTAFGNGGYVGIPVIAAMFPDNSGLAIAVYSMVEAVVYWVFGPMIVDTSGSRKIDLKKVFTPLTISVLLGILVLLLNLKPENNVVWDTLSNVGSTTKYFAAIYIGLDLGRKGLKKMAANPKVFTAVPFKLVILPVIIYLVFGKTGFIEGDLLTMLVLFMATPTGMSLPIVARIAGSDDAYATSGTMVCTILCLFTMPFVLWLISHF
- a CDS encoding CCA tRNA nucleotidyltransferase, with translation MKEPVLPDDVIYIINEIKKHGYEAYIVGGCVRDTIMGRRPNDWDITTSAVPEEVKKIFRHTVDTGIKHGTVTAVIGGRNYEITTYRIEGGYEDCRRPSSVSFTRDLHKDLLRRDFTSNAVAYSPEEGYVDIFGGMADIERKIIRGVGDPCERFREDALRMLRAVRFSVQLDFEIESNTYNAIRENGALIKNISAERVREELTKTLLGDYLDRLPVLWETGLIRHVSRPVYEGVYKNGGEIIGFIKKADKNIAEAFALFLDFVELDEALKFVKWLKFDGKTFNAIKKLLENRRADIRPFYADVRKAASNLGAEETRMLIDTARAKGNAKAAEAGKILEEVIGNKEPLYIKDLKITGNDIMAMGVPKGREVGGMLNFLLDKVLDDPRLNTFETLSVLTAEELKKERF